In Halopseudomonas xinjiangensis, a single genomic region encodes these proteins:
- the rfaH gene encoding transcription/translation regulatory transformer protein RfaH has translation MNNQMELMDAAWYLLQCKPRQDARANEHLNRQGFECFHPTMQTESIRGGKMTTHSQALFPGYLFIRIPATANWTTLHSTRGVSRVVGFAGQPCKVADHLIEHLRRRCESIGTQVRFSPGDTVHIKVGPYAELDAIFVAMDGEERVMLLLNVLNRQQPVRVPLTHCRA, from the coding sequence ATGAACAATCAGATGGAGTTGATGGATGCCGCCTGGTATTTGCTTCAGTGCAAACCTCGCCAGGATGCTCGCGCCAACGAGCACCTTAACCGCCAGGGTTTTGAATGCTTTCATCCGACCATGCAAACGGAGTCAATCCGAGGTGGGAAGATGACCACGCATTCACAAGCCTTGTTTCCGGGTTATCTGTTCATCCGTATCCCAGCTACAGCCAACTGGACCACGCTGCATTCCACGCGTGGCGTTTCGCGTGTAGTGGGCTTCGCCGGCCAGCCATGCAAGGTAGCAGACCATCTGATCGAACATCTGCGGCGCCGGTGCGAGTCGATCGGCACGCAGGTACGGTTCAGCCCGGGCGACACGGTGCATATCAAGGTTGGTCCGTATGCCGAACTGGACGCCATTTTCGTGGCAATGGATGGCGAAGAACGGGTAATGCTGTTGTTAAACGTACTGAACCGGCAACAGCCGGTGCGGGTGCCTCTCACTCACTGCCGGGCCTAG